One window of Phoenix dactylifera cultivar Barhee BC4 chromosome 5, palm_55x_up_171113_PBpolish2nd_filt_p, whole genome shotgun sequence genomic DNA carries:
- the LOC103710396 gene encoding transcriptional regulator SUPERMAN-like, translated as MERCGRSSRDNSNKVREPWSYSQVGKGDTLCSGLIGGFSWPPRSYTCSFCKREFRSAQALGGHMNVHRRDRARLRQSPPWDLPLSNHNPNPNPSGTFIPNLNVSPPSIASHDTKLSPRTYRFPSLLSPLTHFSSTSSSASSAELFCSRGGDLKGMETVKTFFGVEEFRDLVEEGTANVVRKERELVRLDLEIGTCGDSEEDVLDLELRLGYT; from the coding sequence ATGGAGAGATGTGGAAGAAGCTCCAGAGACAACAGCAACAAGGTTAGGGAGCCATGGAGTTATAGCCAAGTGGGAAAGGGGGACACTCTTTGCAGTGGCTTGATAGGAGGGTTCTCATGGCCTCCAAGGTCATATACTTGCAGCTTTTGCAAGAGGGAATTTAGGTCAGCTCAGGCTCTTGGGGGTCACATGAATGTCCATAGAAGGGACAGAGCTAGGTTGAGGCAGTCTCCACCATGGGATCTCCCACTTTCTAAccataaccctaaccctaatccgAGTGGTACCTTCATCCCTAACCTTAATGTTTCACCACCTTCTATTGCTAGTCATGATACTAAGCTTTCTCCAAGGACTTATAGATtcccctcccttctctctcctctcactcaCTTCTCTTCCACATCATCTTCGGCCTCCTCGGCTGAACTGTTCTGCTCGAGAGGTGGAGACTTGAAGGGCATGGAGACAGTGAAGACCTTTTTTGGGGTTGAAGAGTTCAGAGATCTTGTGGAGGAAGGCACGGCTAATGTGGTAAGAAAGGAAAGGGAGCTTGTGAGATTGGACTTGGAGATTGGAACTTGTGGTGATTCAGAGGAAGATGTTTTGGATTTAGAGCTTCGACTTGGATACACTTAA
- the LOC103710397 gene encoding transcriptional regulator SUPERMAN-like: MEGGHNKGTKASSSEASSPEPTTDDAGTMRPYYECMFCKRGFTTAQALGGHMNIHRKDRARMQHGRMVSSVSGQAEENSEGYGYNIPYSYHHQAYSQVSESLKNYSLCFPASSSGGRDSRVSRDDDMGSRRQRELIRFGQGLQLGLGMHFGGSSAVYEEEKGKDVDGEGELDLELRLGHQP; the protein is encoded by the coding sequence ATGGAAGGTGGTCACAACAAGGGCACCAAGGCCTCGAGCAGCGAGGCCAGCTCCCCGGAGCCAACAACCGATGATGCTGGGACCATGCGACCCTACTACGAGTGCATGTTTTGCAAGAGGGGGTTCACCACTGCACAAGCCCTCGGCGGCCACATGAACATCCACCGCAAAGATCGAGCTAGGATGCAGCATGGTCGGATGGTGTCTTCAGTCTCTGGACAGGCTGAAGAGAACTCGGAAGGCTATGGATATAATATCCCGTACTCGTACCACCACCAGGCCTATTCTCAGGTCTCCGAGTCTTTGAAGAACTATAGCTTGTGCTTCCCAGCATCATCTTCCGGTGGTAGGGATTCAAGGGTGTCTAGGGATGATGATATGGGCTCGCGGAGGCAACGTGAGCTGATCCGTTTTGGTCAGGGGTTGCAGCTGGGCTTGGGCATGCATTTCGGTGGCTCGAGTGCTGTGTATGAGGAAGAGAAGGGGAAGGACGTTGATGGTGAAGGGGAGCTGGATTTAGAGCTTAGGTTGGGCCATCAGCCCTAG